The proteins below come from a single Holdemania massiliensis genomic window:
- a CDS encoding MerR family transcriptional regulator — translation MKVNEFARQLGIVSSKVRYYDRMGLIQGERQDNNYRNFTAQDALKIYHAQMLRSFDMSIQESLNAENEELEEIDRWVGTHELELEKQIHQQEIKLQRLKEMQEYFKMVTQYRNAFSLYYRDNSYNVWNFGASAKMTPALLEAIELLAENMPFSYVSIKIGIESLIQDRKPLDVCIGLGILERNKNKLGLDLPAEMTVLPGGETVQYMLEAADPFQLTRQDLLPLITECERRGKPIQEDIVGRIYISYMRAGRFVHGIGVSGVL, via the coding sequence ATGAAGGTGAATGAGTTTGCCAGACAGCTGGGAATTGTCAGCAGTAAAGTTCGTTACTATGATCGTATGGGCCTGATTCAGGGAGAACGTCAGGACAACAATTACCGTAATTTTACCGCACAGGATGCGCTGAAAATCTATCATGCGCAGATGCTGCGCAGTTTTGATATGAGCATCCAGGAATCACTAAATGCTGAAAATGAGGAACTGGAAGAAATTGATCGTTGGGTAGGGACTCATGAACTTGAACTGGAAAAGCAAATTCACCAACAAGAAATTAAGCTGCAGCGATTAAAAGAAATGCAGGAATATTTTAAAATGGTCACCCAATACCGCAACGCTTTTTCCCTTTATTATCGGGATAACAGCTATAATGTCTGGAATTTTGGCGCTTCGGCCAAGATGACGCCGGCGCTGTTGGAAGCCATTGAGTTATTGGCAGAAAACATGCCGTTTTCCTACGTATCCATTAAAATCGGTATTGAAAGTCTGATCCAGGATCGAAAACCCTTGGATGTGTGTATCGGATTGGGAATTCTGGAGCGCAATAAAAATAAGCTGGGACTGGATCTGCCTGCGGAAATGACAGTTTTACCAGGAGGGGAAACAGTGCAGTATATGCTGGAAGCTGCGGACCCTTTTCAGCTTACACGCCAGGATCTTCTGCCTTTAATTACCGAATGTGAGCGGCGCGGGAAACCGATCCAAGAGGATATTGTCGGGCGGATTTATATCAGCTATATGCGGGCTGGCCGTTTTGTTCATGGCATCGGTGTTTCCGGTGTTTTATAA
- a CDS encoding TetR/AcrR family transcriptional regulator: MPPKAKITEDQIVAAALEIARETGAENINARTVAKKLNCSTQPIMYHFKTIEQLKKAAYAAADQYHSEYLMNFKTPQEGMMLGMGLNYIRFAIEEPHLFRFLFQSGFTEGNSLLEMISSEQLIPILSAMQTALNLDQAQTKEVFLNLAFIVHGYASLIANKVLKFDEQLISEHLKHACRGAVLAAGEEKK; this comes from the coding sequence ATGCCGCCAAAAGCCAAGATCACAGAAGACCAGATTGTTGCCGCTGCCTTAGAGATCGCCCGTGAAACCGGGGCCGAGAATATCAATGCCCGAACTGTGGCCAAGAAGTTAAACTGTTCGACTCAGCCAATCATGTATCATTTCAAAACGATTGAACAATTGAAAAAAGCCGCGTATGCTGCGGCAGATCAGTATCACTCTGAGTATTTAATGAATTTCAAAACGCCACAGGAAGGCATGATGCTTGGAATGGGGTTAAATTATATTCGTTTTGCGATTGAAGAACCACATTTGTTTCGTTTTCTTTTTCAGTCAGGTTTCACCGAAGGAAATAGTCTGCTTGAAATGATCAGCTCTGAACAGCTCATACCGATTCTTTCAGCAATGCAGACAGCGCTGAATTTAGACCAAGCTCAGACGAAAGAAGTTTTTTTGAATCTCGCCTTCATAGTCCACGGTTACGCAAGCCTTATCGCCAACAAGGTTCTGAAGTTTGATGAGCAGCTGATTTCCGAGCATTTAAAACACGCTTGCAGAGGGGCTGTTTTAGCCGCCGGAGAAGAGAAGAAATGA
- a CDS encoding CPBP family intramembrane glutamic endopeptidase, whose translation MNKRDAQNELTFALKWIAVYCILQSLANPINEIIGIANSASAIFCAVQAVVLFSLLKKKNQLKQIGLCRSPFPARQFLYYVPLILLSTSNLWNGLKINLSSAEILCHIVLMLGVGFLEEVLFRGLLFKALAKDNVKTAVILTSVTFGLGHLLNLVNGSGMGLVSNLFQVSSAIALGFLFVFLFYRGGSLIPCIVSHSTINILSAFANQTGLSLEKRLLFSFIELAILISYVLMLSKTLPDKQVSSQHD comes from the coding sequence ATGAATAAGCGGGATGCTCAGAATGAGCTGACTTTTGCTTTGAAATGGATTGCAGTTTATTGTATTTTACAATCACTGGCCAATCCGATCAATGAAATAATTGGGATCGCAAACTCCGCAAGCGCAATTTTCTGTGCTGTGCAGGCAGTCGTTCTATTCTCTTTATTGAAGAAAAAGAATCAGCTTAAACAAATTGGACTTTGCCGCTCGCCTTTTCCTGCTCGGCAATTTCTTTATTATGTTCCGTTAATCTTGTTATCAACAAGCAATCTTTGGAATGGTCTGAAAATCAATCTCTCTTCTGCGGAAATACTCTGTCATATTGTGTTAATGCTCGGCGTTGGATTTTTAGAAGAAGTCCTGTTTCGAGGTCTGCTTTTTAAAGCCCTGGCAAAGGACAATGTTAAAACCGCAGTGATCCTTACAAGCGTGACCTTTGGCCTTGGTCATTTATTAAACCTGGTCAACGGCAGCGGCATGGGATTAGTATCCAATCTGTTTCAAGTCAGCAGTGCGATCGCTTTGGGTTTTCTGTTTGTCTTTTTGTTTTATCGCGGTGGAAGCCTTATTCCCTGCATTGTTTCCCACTCTACGATCAATATCCTCAGTGCCTTCGCGAACCAGACCGGTTTAAGCCTAGAAAAACGACTTCTCTTCAGCTTTATAGAATTGGCAATCCTTATCAGCTATGTTCTAATGTTGTCTAAAACACTGCCGGATAAGCAAGTTTCTTCCCAACACGATTGA
- a CDS encoding flavin reductase family protein yields MKREYSTIPKSMSEMETYGFSWMEFVTAIPSPLFVVTTYKSNGKPNACLQSWACFNGSPHGFYAILSSVNKSGHLYQSIRETNEAVINFPSLEFYDKCSDTIANNGFDNDEIALSGLTSEKASIVNAPMIKECFLNLECRYLWEREIIEGSSHVLMCLEIVNICAEEKYLDEVVHGRYGEEGFLYNIHYPVNPENFNGRSHDWIATLKKSKDMGEY; encoded by the coding sequence ATGAAAAGAGAGTATTCAACTATACCAAAATCGATGTCTGAAATGGAAACGTATGGCTTTTCATGGATGGAATTTGTGACGGCAATCCCGTCACCTTTGTTTGTTGTAACCACCTATAAATCCAATGGAAAGCCTAACGCATGTCTGCAATCATGGGCATGTTTTAATGGAAGTCCCCACGGTTTCTATGCAATCTTATCAAGTGTTAATAAAAGCGGTCATTTATATCAGAGTATACGAGAAACAAATGAAGCCGTTATTAACTTTCCATCGCTAGAATTTTATGATAAGTGTAGCGATACGATTGCAAATAATGGGTTTGATAACGATGAAATCGCATTGTCTGGGTTGACCTCTGAAAAAGCTTCAATCGTAAATGCTCCGATGATTAAAGAATGTTTTCTAAACTTAGAATGTCGTTATTTATGGGAGCGTGAAATAATTGAGGGTAGCTCTCATGTTTTGATGTGTTTGGAAATTGTTAATATTTGTGCAGAAGAAAAATATTTAGACGAAGTTGTGCATGGACGTTATGGTGAAGAAGGCTTTCTTTACAATATTCATTATCCTGTAAATCCGGAGAATTTCAATGGTAGATCACATGATTGGATCGCAACTTTAAAAAAATCAAAAGATATGGGCGAGTATTGA
- a CDS encoding biotin/lipoyl-binding protein, with translation MIARLVPPGNIVLVQLHTGGIIEKIFVTEGQYVERGEVLITINSDILNVDIGRVTGQNTII, from the coding sequence ATGATTGCAAGACTAGTACCGCCTGGGAATATTGTACTTGTACAATTACATACCGGGGGAATAATAGAGAAAATATTTGTAACAGAAGGGCAATATGTTGAAAGAGGAGAAGTTTTAATAACTATAAATTCCGATATTTTAAATGTCGATATCGGAAGAGTAACAGGACAAAATACAATTATTTAA
- a CDS encoding RNA 2'-phosphotransferase, whose amino-acid sequence MDEKKLGQYLSLILRHKPEVIGIQLDEHGWAKVDELIAGIRKTQFMDQTLLEKLVAEDEKGRYAFNDDKTLIRANQGHSIPVDVELKEVQPPEVLWHGTGEKYVASIDREGLISKSRLYVHLSADFQTALKVGSRHGKPVVYAVDARRMHEEGYVFFLSVNGVWLTQRVPTAYLKKR is encoded by the coding sequence ATGGATGAGAAAAAATTAGGTCAATATCTCAGTCTGATCTTACGGCACAAACCGGAGGTCATTGGCATTCAGCTGGATGAGCACGGATGGGCGAAGGTGGATGAGCTGATTGCTGGAATCCGCAAAACACAATTCATGGATCAAACACTTCTGGAGAAGCTTGTTGCCGAAGATGAGAAAGGCCGGTATGCTTTTAACGATGATAAAACGCTGATCCGCGCGAATCAGGGTCATTCAATACCGGTTGACGTAGAATTAAAAGAAGTCCAGCCACCGGAAGTTTTGTGGCATGGAACAGGCGAAAAGTATGTCGCAAGCATTGATCGGGAAGGCCTGATCAGTAAATCGCGATTGTATGTTCATTTATCTGCCGATTTCCAAACTGCACTGAAGGTTGGAAGCCGGCATGGCAAGCCGGTTGTTTATGCGGTTGATGCCAGACGGATGCACGAAGAGGGCTATGTGTTCTTTTTATCTGTCAATGGCGTATGGCTGACACAGCGTGTACCTACGGCATATTTGAAAAAACGATAA
- a CDS encoding RluA family pseudouridine synthase: MDFQIDSPWLNLSIPAQAEGQTIADFLMAWSCSKAYRYKLETEQRILLNGQPVRQNVKLKTADRLALKVFQQEEPDFVPWDQPLTVLYEDELVLAVSKPSGMIVHPDDKQKSGTLANQVAAYYHRTGQHCTVRPIHRLDEGTSGIVLFSKCPFFQPRLDQALAQKQIYRTYLAVVSGVMKPKEKLTINQPIGRDRHQAKAYRISSTGKPACTHIEVLQCRQKQHQTLVRCELETGRTHQIRVHLASIQHPIINDPLYNPRPVQGRMKLHAWKCVWTDPLSGCRREIVDELPQAFW, encoded by the coding sequence ATGGATTTTCAAATTGACAGTCCCTGGCTGAATCTGAGCATTCCAGCGCAGGCCGAGGGACAGACCATTGCGGACTTTTTAATGGCGTGGTCGTGTTCCAAAGCTTATCGGTATAAGCTGGAAACTGAGCAGAGAATCCTGCTTAACGGTCAGCCTGTCCGGCAAAACGTAAAATTAAAAACGGCGGATCGGCTTGCGCTGAAGGTATTTCAGCAGGAGGAGCCGGATTTTGTCCCGTGGGATCAGCCGCTTACGGTTTTGTATGAGGATGAGCTGGTTCTGGCTGTGTCCAAGCCTTCCGGCATGATTGTGCATCCGGATGATAAACAGAAGAGCGGAACCCTGGCGAATCAGGTGGCAGCGTATTATCACCGCACAGGTCAGCATTGTACGGTGCGCCCGATTCACCGTCTGGACGAAGGAACCAGCGGCATCGTCCTGTTCAGCAAATGTCCGTTTTTTCAGCCCCGTCTGGATCAAGCCCTGGCGCAGAAGCAAATTTACCGCACCTATCTGGCAGTGGTCAGTGGCGTGATGAAGCCAAAGGAAAAACTGACAATCAATCAACCGATTGGCCGGGATCGGCACCAGGCCAAGGCATATCGCATCTCGTCCACAGGAAAGCCAGCGTGTACGCATATTGAGGTTCTGCAATGCCGTCAAAAGCAGCATCAGACGCTTGTCCGCTGTGAACTGGAAACGGGCAGAACGCATCAAATCCGTGTGCATCTGGCTTCGATTCAGCATCCGATCATCAATGATCCGCTGTATAATCCCCGGCCTGTTCAAGGCAGGATGAAGCTGCATGCTTGGAAATGTGTCTGGACGGATCCACTGAGTGGCTGCCGCAGAGAAATCGTGGATGAACTGCCCCAGGCGTTTTGGTGA
- a CDS encoding M20 metallopeptidase family protein, translating to MAIQWNEEALALSDLCIDLRRKLHRHPELSSKEEATVALIDQFLKDQGIRTQVVEHGGVLGWIEGGKPGRTVLLRADIDALPIEEEAANGGGLPKSCVSEVKGVQHACGHDGHTAMLLTAAKLLQAHREDLEGTVLLCFERGEEATMNIYHIMKALEKAGIHPDSVFGLHVSPHTPAGTLQIQAGPLMAGMFSFHVRLQGRGGHGSRPDLCINPIDCYAAIGQALTALRMRTVSPFEPLTISTGLIQSGTKSNILPDTCLFKGTVRFYNREVGLAFQAKLRHVVEHIAEAYDCTAHFEKLNAPGFPLNNDAAYAKTAAEVCRELLGEAAVMEAEPWMGTDSFPLYLQRMPGVYAFLGMRNEARGITADVHTSRHDLDESVLWKGAAAHAACAEAFLKQPRPQDWKPNPLDLDTLFEQAGYLFPEGRD from the coding sequence ATGGCAATCCAATGGAACGAAGAGGCTTTGGCGCTTAGTGATCTTTGTATTGATCTGCGCCGAAAGCTGCACCGGCATCCGGAATTAAGCTCGAAAGAGGAAGCTACGGTCGCGCTGATTGATCAGTTTTTGAAGGATCAGGGAATCCGCACCCAAGTTGTTGAGCATGGCGGGGTACTGGGCTGGATTGAAGGCGGAAAACCTGGCCGAACGGTCTTGTTAAGAGCGGATATTGACGCCTTGCCGATTGAAGAAGAGGCGGCCAACGGCGGTGGTCTGCCAAAATCCTGTGTCAGTGAGGTCAAAGGCGTGCAGCATGCCTGCGGTCATGACGGACATACAGCGATGCTTCTGACGGCGGCGAAGCTGCTTCAAGCCCATCGGGAAGACTTAGAAGGAACGGTGCTTCTGTGTTTTGAACGGGGTGAAGAAGCGACGATGAATATTTACCACATCATGAAGGCACTGGAAAAAGCCGGAATTCATCCAGACAGTGTATTCGGTCTGCATGTTTCTCCACATACGCCAGCCGGGACACTGCAAATTCAGGCAGGTCCGTTAATGGCGGGCATGTTCTCCTTTCATGTTCGGCTGCAGGGACGCGGCGGACATGGCTCACGTCCGGACTTGTGCATCAATCCGATCGACTGTTATGCGGCGATTGGTCAGGCGCTGACTGCGCTGCGGATGCGGACGGTCAGTCCCTTTGAGCCGCTGACGATTTCGACCGGACTGATTCAGTCCGGAACCAAATCCAATATTCTCCCGGATACCTGTCTGTTTAAGGGAACGGTGCGGTTTTATAATCGTGAGGTCGGTCTGGCTTTCCAGGCCAAGCTGCGGCATGTCGTTGAACATATTGCCGAGGCGTACGACTGCACCGCGCATTTTGAGAAACTAAACGCCCCAGGCTTCCCGCTGAACAATGATGCGGCTTATGCGAAAACGGCGGCCGAGGTCTGCCGTGAGCTGTTGGGAGAAGCGGCGGTGATGGAAGCTGAGCCGTGGATGGGAACGGATAGTTTTCCTTTGTATTTGCAGCGGATGCCGGGCGTGTATGCCTTTTTGGGAATGCGCAATGAAGCCCGCGGCATTACGGCCGACGTGCATACTTCCCGCCATGATCTGGACGAAAGCGTGCTGTGGAAGGGCGCGGCAGCGCATGCGGCCTGTGCCGAAGCCTTTTTAAAACAACCGAGGCCGCAGGATTGGAAACCCAATCCGCTGGATCTGGATACGCTGTTTGAACAGGCTGGCTATTTGTTTCCGGAAGGTCGGGATTAA